One window from the genome of Nicotiana tomentosiformis chromosome 5, ASM39032v3, whole genome shotgun sequence encodes:
- the LOC138891852 gene encoding uncharacterized protein: MSEVPKYDGTSDPQEHITTYTTAVKGNDLAPHEESNDEAMPINLELLEGCRDLAYVIMAAQKQRIERYYNRKDNFHFFKVGDLVLRKLTLKTRDLNMGKLGPTWEGPYRISAVIGKGSYELENQNGDKLPSNWNV, from the coding sequence ATGTCAGAAGTTCCAAAGTAcgatggaacttcagacccacaagaacatattaccacctacacaacggcggtgaaaggaaatgatctagctcctcaCGAAGAATCAAACGACGAAGCAATGccaatcaacttggaactgcttgAGGGATGTAGGGACTTGGCGTACGTAAtaatggcagctcaaaagcagaggaTAGAGCGATATTACAATCGGAAAGACAACTTCCattttttcaaagtaggagacttggttctaaggaaacTAACACTAAAAACCCGGGATCTCAATATgggaaagctaggtccaacatgggaaggtccTTACCGGATTTCAGCTGTCATTGGAAAAGGTTCATatgagttggagaaccagaatggggacaagttgcccagcaactggaatgtgtaa